In Ananas comosus cultivar F153 linkage group 10, ASM154086v1, whole genome shotgun sequence, the following proteins share a genomic window:
- the LOC109716269 gene encoding coleoptile phototropism protein 1 — MRSPSPSPKSASDSNPKETKPPVSTEPWLDDMDHLAKTISAIKHKGARPDLLAKWFPELSASSASASSSSGRFHAASAAAAAAAAAAWAAPESPTAAWLKKRLLVESLVAALPLDGECGAEACEKGGAGVTCDFLLRLLRAGSMVGADAGCLRELEARAGRRLPEASLGELMIPAFGHTCGTLLDVAMALRLVRAFLAGAAGDQDGGGAVAPPRGGGAAAMARVAKLVDAYLAESAVDAGLAVAEFEELARAVPTHARPSDDGLYRAIDTYIKAHPSTTKKEKKALCRLIDARKLSTDASLHALQNERLPVRSVVQVLFCEHTKLNRLAEWMSGSFTFGSGGPRSPSPAQELPGRCPSKREVLAHQQEVRRLREDVVRLQVQFGVLQAQLDRLTAERRRRGFFRWSSLLFSSGGRAAADVVVRAEESESGAERRTPASYKKGRGVRTAAVATTAATPKWRRSMS, encoded by the exons ATGAGGTCGCCTTCTCCGAGCCCCAAGTCGGCCTCGGACTCGAACCCGAAAGAGACCAAACCACCCGTTTCGACCGAGCCATGGCTCGACGACATGGACCACTTGGCCAAGACCATCTCGGCCATCAAGCACAAGGGCGCGCGCCCCGACCTCCTCGCCAAGTGGTTCCCGGAGCTCTCCGCCTCCTCGGCGTCGGCATCGTCGTCGTCGGGGCGCTTCCAcgcggcctcggcggcggcggcggcggcggcggcggcggcgtgggcTGCGCCGGAGAGCCCGACGGCGGCGTGGCTGAAGAAGCGGCTGCTGGTGGAGTCGCTGGTGGCGGCGCTCCCGCTCGACGGGGAGTGCGGCGCGGAGGCGTGCGAGAAGGGCGGGGCGGGGGTGACGTGCGACTTCCTGCTGCGGCTGCTGCGCGCGGGGAGCATGGTCGGGGCGGACGCGGGGTGCCTGCGGGAGCTCGAGGCGCGCGCGGGGCGGCGCCTCCCCGAGGCCTCGCTCGGCGAGCTCATGATCCCGGCGTTCGGCCACACCTGCGGGACGCTGCTCGACGTCGCCATGGCGCTGCGCCTCGTGCGCGCCTTCCTCGCCGGAGCGGCCGGGGACCAGGACGGAGGAGGGGCGGTGGCGCCGCCGAGGGGCGGGGGCGCTGCGGCGATGGCGAGGGTGGCGAAGCTGGTGGACGCGTACCtggcggagtcggcggtcgaCGCGGGCCTCGCCGTCGCCGAGTTCGAGGAGCTCGCGCGCGCCGTCCCGACCCACGCGCGGCCCAGCGACGACGGGCTCTATCGGGCCATCGACACCTACATCAAa GCCCATCCGAGCACgacgaagaaggagaagaaagcgCTATGCAGGCTCATCGACGCGCGCAAACTCTCCACGGACGCATCCCTCCACGCGCTCCAGAACGAGCGCCTCCCGGTGCGGTCGGTGGTGCAGGTGCTCTTTTGCGAGCACACCAAGCTGAATCGCCTGGCCGAGTGGATGAGCGGGTCGTTTACGTTCGGCAGCGGCGGGCCGAGGAGCCCCAGCCCGGCCCAGGAGCTGCCAGGGCGGTGCCCATCGAAGCGGGAGGTGTTGGCCCACCAGCAGGAGGTACGGCGCCTCAGGGAGGACGTCGTGCGGCTGCAGGTGCAGTTCGGGGTGCTGCAGGCGCAGCTGGATAGGCTCACAGcggagaggcggcggaggggctTCTTCAGGTGGAGCTCCTTGCTCTTCAGCAGTGGCGGCAGAGCTGCGGCGGATGTGGTGGTGAGGGCGGAGGAGTCGGAGAGCGGAGCGGAGCGGCGGACGCCCGCAAGCTACAAGAAAGGAAGGGGAGTACGTacggcggcggtggcgacgaCGGCAGCGACGCCCAAGTGGCGGCGGTCGATGTCTTGA
- the LOC109716872 gene encoding pentatricopeptide repeat-containing protein At2g29760, chloroplastic-like encodes MATHLPFPAPSIVTSTIPPPKHPQNPKPSPTPHLLLDQCATMSQLKQIHAQMVRTALAFVSVAATSPFGSVDYARLVFSQIPNPTSFTFNSIIRAYTNNNLPTNALQFYVELIQGGFFPDRFTFPSLFKCCGRLSDGKQLHSHAVKFGFGSDTYIQNTLISMYSSCGCLSSACKVFDKMAEKKTLVSWATTIAAYTKWDRAAEALDLYRRMEFESVKPNEITLVNVLVACARARDLETGKRVHQYIEANGLGFDMVLWAALLDLYCKCGRVSVARQLFDEMPERNLFCWNIMIKGHVEDSDYKEALALFRDMQLIGVKADKVTMASLVLACSQLGALELGKWLHVYINRENVDVDVVLGTALVDMYAKCGCVETAIRVFEDMPKKDVMTWTALIGGLAVCGHGEKALEIFKEMKSCEVRPDPITFVGVLTACSHAGLVEEGRSHFDSMLSVYNIRPSVEHYGCMVDLLGRAGFIDEAEKFIRSMPVKPDYFVLGGLLGACRIHNNLEVAERTARWLLELDPMNGGTHILLSNIYGSLQKWDEVKRIRGLMLERKIKKPPGCSLIEADGVVHEFVMGDESHPQSADIYEMVEDMIQRLKANGYAPNKSEVILDMDEEEKESALCRHSEKLAIAFGLIRTKPGMPIRILKNLRVCSDCHAATKLISEIYGREITVRDRCRFHHFKDGSCSCKDFW; translated from the coding sequence ATGGCCACTCATCTTCCCTTCCCTGCTCCCTCTATCGTCACCAGCACTATCCCTCCCCCGAAACAccctcaaaaccctaaaccctcccCAACACCTCACCTCCTCCTCGACCAATGCGCCACCATGTCGCAGCTCAAGCAGATCCACGCCCAGATGGTGCGCACGGCGCTCGCCTTCGTCTCCGTCGCCGCCACATCGCCCTTCGGCTCCGTCGACTACGCCCGCCTCGTCTTCTCCCAAATCCCCAACCCCACCTCCTTCACCTTCAACTCCATCATCCGCGCCTACACCAACAACAATTTGCCCACTAACGCCCTCCAATTCTACGTTGAATTGATTCAAGGTGGGTTCTTCCCCGATCGCTTCACGTTCCCTTCTCTGTTCAAGTGTTGTGGGCGCCTCAGCGATGGGAAGCAGCTTCATTCCCATGCGGTTAAGTTTGGGTTCGGATCGGACACTTATATACAGAACACGCTGATCAGCATGTACTCCAGCTGTGGGTGTTTGAGCTCCGCATGCAAGGTGTTCGACAAAATGGCCGAGAAGAAGACCCTCGTCTCTTGGGCGACGACAATCGCCGCTTATACCAAGTGGGATCGAGCGGCTGAAGCGTTGGATCTGTACCGTCGGATGGAATTCGAGTCTGTAAAGCCTAATGAGATCACGCTGGTGAATGTCCTCGTCGCTTGCGCGAGAGCCAGGGATTTGGAAACCGGAAAGCGGGTTCATCAGTACATTGAGGCAAATGGACTTGGGTTCGATATGGTCCTTTGGGCCGCTCTACTGGATTTATATTGCAAGTGCGGTCGAGTTTCGGTTGCTCGTCAattgttcgatgaaatgccggAGAGGAACTTGTTTTGTTGGAACATTATGATCAAAGGGCACGTGGAGGATAGCGATTACAAAGAGGCATTGGCGTTGTTTCGTGATATGCAGCTTATTGGTGTTAAAGCGGATAAAGTTACTATGGCCAGCTTGGTTTTGGCCTGCTCTCAGCTCGGCGCGCTTGAGCTTGGGAAGTGGCTTCATGTCTACATCAATCGTGAGAACGTTGACGTGGATGTCGTTCTTGGAACTGCTCTTGTCGACATGTATGCCAAATGTGGGTGTGTAGAAACTGCAATTAGGGTTTTCGAGGACATGCCCAAGAAAGATGTCATGACATGGACTGCCCTAATTGGAGGCCTCGCAGTTTGTGGGCATGGTGAAAAGGCTCTGGAGATCTTCAAAGAGATGAAGAGCTGTGAGGTGAGACCCGATCCGATCACCTTTGTTGGTGTGTTAACTGCATGTAGCCATGCGGGCCTAGTCGAAGAAGGCCGTTCACACTTCGATTCTATGTTAAGTGTTTACAACATCAGGCCTAGCGTCGAACACTATGGATGTATGGTTGATTTGTTGGGTCGAGCAGGATTTATAGATGAGGCCGAAAAATTTATTCGAAGTATGCCCGTGAAACCAGATTACTTTGTGCTTGGAGGCCTCTTAGGTGCTTGTAGGATACATAATAACCTTGAGGTGGCTGAAAGAACAGCAAGATGGCTTCTAGAGCTTGATCCAATGAACGGCGGCACACACATTCTCCTATCAAACATATATGGATCATTGCAGAAGTGGGATGAAGTGAAGAGAATAAGAGGTCTTATGTTAGAGAGAAAGATCAAGAAGCCACCGGGGTGTAGTTTGATCGAGGCGGATGGGGTTGTCCATGAATTTGTTATGGGGGATGAATCACACCCTCAATCTGCTGACATCTATGAAATGGTTGAAGACATGATTCAGAGGCTAAAAGCAAATGGGTATGCGCCCAATAAATCTGAGGTGATTCTCGATATGGatgaagaggagaaggagagtgCTCTGTGCCGTCACAGCGAGAAGCTAGCGATAGCATTCGGGCTTATTAGGACGAAGCCAGGGATGCCGATCCGTATATTGAAGAACCTTAGGGTTTGCAGTGATTGCCATGCCGCGACTAAGCTTATCTCTGAGATTTATGGGAGGGAGATAACTGTGAGGGACAGATGCAGGTTCCATCATTTTAAAGATGGGTCTTGTTCATGCAAGGACTTTTGGTGA
- the LOC109716150 gene encoding uncharacterized protein LOC109716150 isoform X1 encodes MATKLAFTEEEMAVDEGLGYPKAYAKLCRNPNILNPYNHGPPFTFLPYVLQPQESLRAKDLNQMFPILDPEAVPCVNPRGYVNLLWKQLDHLGNAGFDPALFRVDPFGNVLYLHADSASPLAWDIDHWFPCTRGGKTVPSNLRILQSQVCKKKKNKLEFLIPWWDLQLGISVSQFLSIFASRNSDFRNRAFSFLFCDGGNEELSSLQAVESHAFPQHFSDVKKQVGLAPAAIVSTRRSDASVLKTLDINRSSRPNNYPLIAARKVSTEKDDTLTMAVQSYRPNISKENNNPDMDNYSNNPYLSIVMARDSLRQREEAKKKQAEMNELEGELSELKQKNEADRINIQELEALLIKRRRRVEKCRRLAEAQSSYKALLEKMIRDAMHQSVVYKEQLRLNQSATSALMARLEAQRAICDSSENELRRKFKLRDNIEKQIKPFSEQARKRSRIDDNLIEERDDESIELLSTRRIMNPLKKELRKFLEEEQKASEAGRSLCEDSEEVLDETSTSGEGENSEAYRVLKYEKNDPSEETKFKGLCVKEESYSNSVGLKGRNSSHQSQKEEAETYGSGFSVREKLEKLTIKEGTSSKTNEIKEITFPQSPFVCTENTRHGKPGEAKEEASLLHGKTRLSRKSNSVPQSPRRDDEEYMKQVGKGNVEKWLRMLMENSQEGTSTNSLLDNQGKQQICIGETIDKMNPFNQQEEKTSFDKNSNEEQIKDKNCRENNRKEVLLGGRKSFDIKEREEKNAGNPRSESARGFRSFPSSPSMILGMRRGVDCMGRKPKVIGDDDEFGDENSLPTINSKFIKSCSKAIKKAVNI; translated from the exons ATGGCCACGAAGCTCGCCTTCACGGAAGAGGAGATGGCCGTCGACGAAGGCCTCGGCTACCCGAAAGCCTATGCCAAGCTCTGTAGAAACCCCAATATTCTCAACCCTTACAACCACGGGCCCCCTTTCACCTTTCTCCCTTATGTTTTACAGCCACAGGAG TCTCTGAGAGCAAAGGACTTGAATCAGATGTTTCCGATCCTCGATCCGGAGGCAGTTCCTTGTGTTAACCCTCGAGGTTACGTCAATCTCCTGTGGAAGCAATTGGATCATCTCGG GAACGCAGGATTCGATCCTGCGCTCTTTCGAGTAGACCCATTCGGCAACGTCCTTTACTTGCATGCCGACTCAGCTTCTCCTCTTGCCTGGGACATTGATCACTGGTTCCCCTGCACAA GAGGGGGGAAAACAGTTCCTAGCAATTTGAGAATACTTCAATCCCAAGTgtgtaagaagaagaagaacaaattGGAGTTCCTCATACCATGGTGGGATCTCCAATTAGGCATATCTGTTAGCCAATTCCTATCCATATTTGCTTCAAGAAACTCAGACTTCAG GAATAGAgccttttctttcttattttgcGATGGAGGGAACGAGGAGTTGAGCTCCCTGCAGGCTGTCGAGTCTCATGCTTTTCCTCAACACTTCTCTGATGTGAAAAAGCAAGTAGGGCTTGCTCCAGCAGCTATTGTTTCCACAAGAAGATCTGATGCTTCAGTGCTGAAAACTCTCGATATAAACAGATCTTCGAGGCCCAACAATTATCCATTGATTG CTGCAAGGAAAGTCTCGACTGAAAAGGATGACACGCTTACTATGGCTGTTCAGAGCTACAGGCCAAACATCTCCAAAGAAAATAACAACCCTGATATGGATAATTATAGTAATAACCCTTACCTATCCATAGTAATGGCCAGAGATTCGTTGAGGCAGAGAGAAGAGGCTAAAAAGAAGCAAGCAGAAATGAATGAATTGGAAGGTGAACTCTCGGAATTGAAGCAAAAGAATGAGGCAGACCGAATTAATATCCAAGAGTTGGAAGCACTTCTAATCAAAAGAAGGCGTCGGGTTGAGAAATGCCGGCGTTTAGCAGAGGCTCAGTCTTCTTATAAGGCTTTACTTGAGAAGATGATCCGTGATGCCATGCACCA GAGTGTTGTCTACAAGGAACAGCTTAGGCTGAACCAGTCTGCAACTAGTGCTCTCATGGCGAGATTAGAGGCCCAGAGAGCGATATGCGATTCCTCGGAGAATGAGCTTCGTCGAAAGTTCAAACTAAGAGATAACATAGAGAAACAAATCAAGCCTTTTTCGGAGCAAGCACGGAAAAGGTCACGCATTGATGATAATCTTATCGAGGAAAGGGATGATGAAAGCATTGAATTGTTGTCCACTAGAAGAATCATGAACCCTCTGAAAAAAGAGCTTAGAAAATTCCTGGAAGAGGAGCAGAAGGCATCTGAAGCAGGCCGTTCTCTTTGCGAAGACAGCGAAGAAGTGTTGGACGAAACTTCGACATCAGGTGAAGGTGAGAACAGTGAAGCATATAGAGTTctgaaatatgaaaagaatgatCCATCAGAGGAAACTAAATTTAAAGGTTTATGTGTAAAAGAGGAAAGTTATAGCAACAGTGTTGGACTGAAAGGGAGGAACTCGAGTCATCAAAGCCAGAAGGAAGAAGCTGAGACATATGGCAGTGGCTTTTCGGTGAGAGAGAAGCTTGAGAAATTAACAATTAAAGAAGGAACCAGCAGCAAGACGAATGAGATAAAGGAAATTACATTCCCTCAAAGCCCGTTTGTGTGTACAGAAAACACTAGGCATGGAAAACCGGGAGAGGCCAAAGAGGAAGCATCATTACTTCATGGAAAGACTCGTCTGTCAAGAAAGAGTAATTCTGTGCCTCAAAGCCCTCGCAGAGATGACGAAGAATACATGAAACAAGTTGGCAAAGGGAATGTCGAGAAGTGGCTCCGGATGCTCATGGAGAACTCACAGGAAGGCACCTCTACTAACTCGCTCTTGGATAATCAAGGCAAACAGCAGATCTGCATTGGCGAAACAATAGACAAAATGAATCCTTTCAACCAACAGGAAGAAAAAACCAGTTttgataaaaattctaatgAGGAGCAAATTAAGGACAAAAACTGCAGAGAGAACAACAGAAAAGAGGTGTTGTTAGGTGGGCGGAAGAGCTTTGACATAAAGGAGAGGGAGGAAAAGAATGCAGGGAATCCGAGGTCTGAGAGTGCTAGAGGATTTAGATCCTTCCCTTCATCTCCTTCAATGATTTTAGGAATGAGAAGAGGTGTGGACTGCATGGGGAGGAAACCGAAGGTGATTGGTGATGATGATGAGTTCGGTGATGAGAATTCTCTTCCCACAATCAACAGCAAATTCATCAAGTCCTGCAGTAAAGCAATCAAGAAAGCAGTTAACATATAG
- the LOC109716150 gene encoding uncharacterized protein LOC109716150 isoform X2 translates to MFPILDPEAVPCVNPRGYVNLLWKQLDHLGNAGFDPALFRVDPFGNVLYLHADSASPLAWDIDHWFPCTRGGKTVPSNLRILQSQVCKKKKNKLEFLIPWWDLQLGISVSQFLSIFASRNSDFRNRAFSFLFCDGGNEELSSLQAVESHAFPQHFSDVKKQVGLAPAAIVSTRRSDASVLKTLDINRSSRPNNYPLIAARKVSTEKDDTLTMAVQSYRPNISKENNNPDMDNYSNNPYLSIVMARDSLRQREEAKKKQAEMNELEGELSELKQKNEADRINIQELEALLIKRRRRVEKCRRLAEAQSSYKALLEKMIRDAMHQSVVYKEQLRLNQSATSALMARLEAQRAICDSSENELRRKFKLRDNIEKQIKPFSEQARKRSRIDDNLIEERDDESIELLSTRRIMNPLKKELRKFLEEEQKASEAGRSLCEDSEEVLDETSTSGEGENSEAYRVLKYEKNDPSEETKFKGLCVKEESYSNSVGLKGRNSSHQSQKEEAETYGSGFSVREKLEKLTIKEGTSSKTNEIKEITFPQSPFVCTENTRHGKPGEAKEEASLLHGKTRLSRKSNSVPQSPRRDDEEYMKQVGKGNVEKWLRMLMENSQEGTSTNSLLDNQGKQQICIGETIDKMNPFNQQEEKTSFDKNSNEEQIKDKNCRENNRKEVLLGGRKSFDIKEREEKNAGNPRSESARGFRSFPSSPSMILGMRRGVDCMGRKPKVIGDDDEFGDENSLPTINSKFIKSCSKAIKKAVNI, encoded by the exons ATGTTTCCGATCCTCGATCCGGAGGCAGTTCCTTGTGTTAACCCTCGAGGTTACGTCAATCTCCTGTGGAAGCAATTGGATCATCTCGG GAACGCAGGATTCGATCCTGCGCTCTTTCGAGTAGACCCATTCGGCAACGTCCTTTACTTGCATGCCGACTCAGCTTCTCCTCTTGCCTGGGACATTGATCACTGGTTCCCCTGCACAA GAGGGGGGAAAACAGTTCCTAGCAATTTGAGAATACTTCAATCCCAAGTgtgtaagaagaagaagaacaaattGGAGTTCCTCATACCATGGTGGGATCTCCAATTAGGCATATCTGTTAGCCAATTCCTATCCATATTTGCTTCAAGAAACTCAGACTTCAG GAATAGAgccttttctttcttattttgcGATGGAGGGAACGAGGAGTTGAGCTCCCTGCAGGCTGTCGAGTCTCATGCTTTTCCTCAACACTTCTCTGATGTGAAAAAGCAAGTAGGGCTTGCTCCAGCAGCTATTGTTTCCACAAGAAGATCTGATGCTTCAGTGCTGAAAACTCTCGATATAAACAGATCTTCGAGGCCCAACAATTATCCATTGATTG CTGCAAGGAAAGTCTCGACTGAAAAGGATGACACGCTTACTATGGCTGTTCAGAGCTACAGGCCAAACATCTCCAAAGAAAATAACAACCCTGATATGGATAATTATAGTAATAACCCTTACCTATCCATAGTAATGGCCAGAGATTCGTTGAGGCAGAGAGAAGAGGCTAAAAAGAAGCAAGCAGAAATGAATGAATTGGAAGGTGAACTCTCGGAATTGAAGCAAAAGAATGAGGCAGACCGAATTAATATCCAAGAGTTGGAAGCACTTCTAATCAAAAGAAGGCGTCGGGTTGAGAAATGCCGGCGTTTAGCAGAGGCTCAGTCTTCTTATAAGGCTTTACTTGAGAAGATGATCCGTGATGCCATGCACCA GAGTGTTGTCTACAAGGAACAGCTTAGGCTGAACCAGTCTGCAACTAGTGCTCTCATGGCGAGATTAGAGGCCCAGAGAGCGATATGCGATTCCTCGGAGAATGAGCTTCGTCGAAAGTTCAAACTAAGAGATAACATAGAGAAACAAATCAAGCCTTTTTCGGAGCAAGCACGGAAAAGGTCACGCATTGATGATAATCTTATCGAGGAAAGGGATGATGAAAGCATTGAATTGTTGTCCACTAGAAGAATCATGAACCCTCTGAAAAAAGAGCTTAGAAAATTCCTGGAAGAGGAGCAGAAGGCATCTGAAGCAGGCCGTTCTCTTTGCGAAGACAGCGAAGAAGTGTTGGACGAAACTTCGACATCAGGTGAAGGTGAGAACAGTGAAGCATATAGAGTTctgaaatatgaaaagaatgatCCATCAGAGGAAACTAAATTTAAAGGTTTATGTGTAAAAGAGGAAAGTTATAGCAACAGTGTTGGACTGAAAGGGAGGAACTCGAGTCATCAAAGCCAGAAGGAAGAAGCTGAGACATATGGCAGTGGCTTTTCGGTGAGAGAGAAGCTTGAGAAATTAACAATTAAAGAAGGAACCAGCAGCAAGACGAATGAGATAAAGGAAATTACATTCCCTCAAAGCCCGTTTGTGTGTACAGAAAACACTAGGCATGGAAAACCGGGAGAGGCCAAAGAGGAAGCATCATTACTTCATGGAAAGACTCGTCTGTCAAGAAAGAGTAATTCTGTGCCTCAAAGCCCTCGCAGAGATGACGAAGAATACATGAAACAAGTTGGCAAAGGGAATGTCGAGAAGTGGCTCCGGATGCTCATGGAGAACTCACAGGAAGGCACCTCTACTAACTCGCTCTTGGATAATCAAGGCAAACAGCAGATCTGCATTGGCGAAACAATAGACAAAATGAATCCTTTCAACCAACAGGAAGAAAAAACCAGTTttgataaaaattctaatgAGGAGCAAATTAAGGACAAAAACTGCAGAGAGAACAACAGAAAAGAGGTGTTGTTAGGTGGGCGGAAGAGCTTTGACATAAAGGAGAGGGAGGAAAAGAATGCAGGGAATCCGAGGTCTGAGAGTGCTAGAGGATTTAGATCCTTCCCTTCATCTCCTTCAATGATTTTAGGAATGAGAAGAGGTGTGGACTGCATGGGGAGGAAACCGAAGGTGATTGGTGATGATGATGAGTTCGGTGATGAGAATTCTCTTCCCACAATCAACAGCAAATTCATCAAGTCCTGCAGTAAAGCAATCAAGAAAGCAGTTAACATATAG